A single genomic interval of bacterium harbors:
- a CDS encoding CinA family nicotinamide mononucleotide deamidase-related protein → MLIKNSVEIIVIGHELLDGRRVDTNSAWLARQLNSLGLEVLYKQTVADEMDAIVAAMHLAYQRADYVLTSGGLGPTSDDLTFAAVAKSLGLDLVYHKDVEDKIKHKFTQLGKAYAEANRQQAMLPAGTKVLSNPLGTAPGIEFKYAKRQATGLGFCLPGVPVEMQAIFLQHIVPQLAHARQDQNQVRQEKIFTLSGVSESAFTHKVDALFEEDNKLAKIIRIAYTASYPKLDVTLSAYLSKKEFHQRVDQRFLKEFGAYVVAQDGQSIEDVLVNIFKQEGLKLSFAESCTGGLLTATLLNASGSSAILEESLVCYSNDCKHKKLNVPLALLKAYGAVSSQCALAMAKGQLDNSQADVCVSVTGIAGPTGGTQDKPVGLVYIALAVSESLEQKFGIDFEESYWVREFKFNGDRQKNRQGAVMEALKLLKELANCLELKL, encoded by the coding sequence ATGCTTATCAAAAATAGTGTAGAAATTATTGTTATTGGTCATGAGTTGTTGGATGGAAGAAGAGTAGATACCAACAGTGCTTGGTTGGCTAGACAACTCAACAGCTTAGGTCTTGAGGTTCTGTATAAACAAACGGTTGCTGATGAAATGGATGCGATTGTTGCGGCTATGCATTTAGCCTACCAACGCGCCGATTATGTTTTGACTTCTGGAGGTTTAGGGCCAACATCCGATGATTTAACCTTTGCGGCAGTGGCCAAGAGTTTGGGCTTGGATCTGGTTTACCACAAGGATGTTGAAGATAAAATAAAACATAAATTTACTCAACTTGGCAAAGCCTATGCAGAGGCCAACCGGCAGCAAGCAATGTTACCAGCTGGAACCAAGGTTTTATCTAATCCACTGGGGACAGCACCTGGTATTGAATTTAAATATGCGAAGCGTCAAGCAACGGGACTGGGATTCTGTTTGCCTGGGGTTCCTGTAGAAATGCAGGCCATATTTTTACAGCATATTGTTCCTCAGCTAGCGCACGCTAGACAAGACCAAAATCAAGTTAGACAAGAGAAAATTTTTACTCTAAGCGGTGTCTCTGAGTCTGCCTTTACCCATAAAGTGGATGCTTTATTTGAAGAAGATAATAAGCTAGCAAAAATTATTCGCATTGCTTATACAGCATCGTATCCAAAGCTGGATGTTACCTTGAGTGCCTATTTAAGTAAAAAAGAATTTCATCAACGGGTTGATCAGCGCTTTTTAAAAGAGTTTGGAGCCTATGTTGTTGCTCAAGATGGTCAAAGTATAGAAGATGTCTTGGTGAATATTTTTAAGCAAGAAGGACTCAAACTTTCATTTGCAGAGTCTTGTACGGGCGGGTTGTTAACGGCAACCTTGCTTAATGCAAGCGGCTCATCGGCTATTTTAGAAGAGTCTTTGGTGTGTTACAGCAATGATTGTAAACATAAAAAACTTAACGTACCCTTAGCATTACTCAAAGCGTATGGCGCAGTATCAAGTCAGTGTGCTTTGGCTATGGCCAAGGGGCAGTTGGATAATAGTCAAGCAGATGTTTGTGTATCGGTGACGGGTATTGCCGGCCCTACAGGAGGAACACAAGATAAGCCAGTAGGTTTGGTGTATATCGCTTTGGCAGTGTCAGAAAGTCTTGAACAGAAATTTGGTATTGATTTTGAAGAAAGCTATTGGGTGCGTGAATTTAAATTTAACGGCGATCGGCAAAAAAATAGGCAAGGAGCAGTAATGGAAGCACTTAAGTTGCTCAAAGAGTTAGCTAACTGCCTAGAATTAAAGCTTTAA
- a CDS encoding type IV pilus twitching motility protein PilT: MYQIRDLLNIAVKGKASDLHIKPGMMPMFRVNGKLYPIKNGKVVTPEDTKRMAFGMMTQEQIKQFKERPEMDVAHSEDHIGRFRVNIFQQRGSVGMVIRSIPFDVPDLESLGLPEVIKNLCDKHRGLVLFTGATGSGKSTSLAAMIKKINQTRSGHILTIEDPIEYLIKDEKCIINQREIGLDTDSFSTALRASLRQDPDIILVGEMRDKETIETALVAAETGHLVFSTLHTLDAGETINRILTTFPPHQQKQIRLQLGSVLQAIISQRLVPTQDGKSRAPACEILINNSRIREMIENEDKTREISDAIAQGKTSFGMQTFDQSLMQLLTQGLISYDEAMRQSTNPDDFALKMKGVDSTGASKWDDFDGRAQDNSENKGDLPDDESMSFERF; this comes from the coding sequence ATGTATCAGATTAGAGATTTGCTCAATATTGCGGTTAAAGGTAAAGCATCAGACTTACACATTAAGCCTGGAATGATGCCTATGTTCAGAGTCAACGGTAAATTGTATCCTATAAAAAATGGCAAGGTGGTGACACCAGAAGATACAAAACGTATGGCTTTTGGCATGATGACTCAAGAACAAATTAAGCAGTTTAAAGAGAGACCTGAGATGGATGTTGCCCATAGTGAGGATCACATTGGAAGATTTCGGGTGAATATTTTTCAACAGCGTGGATCAGTAGGAATGGTGATCAGAAGTATTCCTTTTGATGTGCCAGACTTAGAAAGCTTGGGCTTGCCTGAAGTAATTAAAAACCTGTGCGATAAGCATAGGGGGCTAGTTTTGTTCACCGGTGCCACAGGTTCAGGAAAGTCAACATCATTGGCAGCCATGATTAAAAAAATTAATCAAACACGCAGTGGACATATTCTAACCATTGAAGATCCTATAGAGTACCTGATTAAAGATGAAAAATGTATCATTAATCAAAGAGAAATAGGCTTAGATACCGATAGCTTTTCAACAGCTTTGAGGGCGTCTTTAAGACAAGACCCAGATATTATTTTGGTGGGTGAAATGAGAGATAAAGAAACCATTGAAACAGCATTGGTTGCTGCAGAGACCGGTCATTTGGTTTTTTCTACTCTGCACACATTGGATGCTGGAGAAACCATCAATAGAATCTTAACCACTTTTCCACCGCACCAACAAAAACAAATTCGCTTACAATTAGGGTCGGTTTTACAAGCGATTATTTCTCAGCGCTTGGTCCCCACTCAAGATGGTAAAAGCAGAGCTCCAGCGTGTGAAATACTCATCAATAATAGCAGAATTAGAGAAATGATAGAAAATGAAGATAAAACCAGAGAAATCAGCGATGCGATTGCTCAAGGTAAAACCAGTTTTGGTATGCAAACATTTGATCAATCCCTTATGCAACTATTAACGCAAGGATTAATTTCTTATGATGAGGCTATGCGCCAATCGACCAACCCAGATGACTTTGCGCTTAAAATGAAAGGGGTTGATTCTACCGGAGCTTCTAAATGGGATGATTTTGATGGTAGAGCCCAGGATAACAGTGAAAATAAAGGTGATTTACCTGATGATGAATCCATGAGTTTTGAGCGCTTTTAA
- the recA gene encoding recombinase RecA: protein MSLEANKTKAIDLALATIEKQFGKGSIMRLGEQDAVVKAPAISTGSPSLDIALGIGGIPKGRIVEIYGPESSGKTTLTLHMLANCQKAGGVAAFVDAEHALDVTYAEKLGVNTADLLLSQPDAGEQALEITETLVRSGAVDLIIVDSVAALTPRAELEGNMGDSHMGLQARLMSQALRKLTAAIAKSNTTVVFINQIRMKIGVMFGSPETTTGGNALKFYSSVRLDIRRIGAIKNGDEVIGNKTQVKVVKNKMASPFKKVEFDIMYGEGISYVGDILDLALAQDLVEKSGTWFSYNGDRMGQGRENAKQYLRDNPDALGNLEKQVYEAAGLDAPKRIKADVKKTAKKNTDASKETSETKTS, encoded by the coding sequence ATGTCATTAGAAGCCAATAAAACCAAAGCCATTGATTTAGCTTTAGCCACCATTGAAAAACAATTCGGTAAAGGATCCATCATGCGTCTTGGGGAGCAAGATGCTGTTGTTAAAGCTCCTGCTATTTCCACAGGCTCTCCTAGTTTAGATATTGCCTTAGGTATAGGTGGTATACCCAAGGGCAGAATAGTAGAAATTTATGGGCCAGAATCCAGTGGTAAAACCACATTAACTTTGCATATGCTGGCTAACTGTCAAAAAGCTGGGGGTGTGGCGGCATTTGTTGATGCTGAACATGCTTTAGATGTGACCTATGCGGAAAAACTGGGGGTCAATACAGCAGACTTACTCTTGTCTCAACCGGATGCCGGTGAACAAGCTTTAGAGATTACTGAAACGCTTGTTCGCTCAGGAGCAGTGGACTTAATTATTGTTGACTCTGTTGCGGCTTTGACTCCTCGTGCTGAATTGGAAGGTAACATGGGAGACTCACACATGGGTTTACAGGCACGTCTTATGTCACAAGCTTTAAGAAAACTGACAGCAGCCATTGCTAAATCCAATACAACTGTGGTGTTTATTAACCAGATTCGCATGAAAATTGGGGTTATGTTTGGTAGTCCAGAAACTACAACCGGGGGTAATGCGCTTAAGTTTTACTCATCTGTTCGCTTGGATATTCGTCGTATTGGAGCAATTAAAAACGGTGATGAAGTCATTGGTAATAAAACCCAAGTGAAAGTGGTTAAAAATAAAATGGCTTCGCCATTTAAAAAAGTTGAGTTTGATATCATGTATGGTGAAGGTATTTCTTATGTGGGAGATATTTTAGACTTGGCTTTGGCACAGGACTTGGTTGAAAAAAGTGGAACTTGGTTTTCATACAACGGAGATCGTATGGGACAAGGCCGTGAAAACGCTAAGCAATACTTAAGAGATAACCCAGATGCTTTAGGAAATTTGGAAAAACAAGTTTATGAGGCAGCGGGTTTAGATGCACCAAAGCGTATTAAAGCAGATGTCAAAAAAACAGCTAAAAAAAATACGGATGCCAGTAAAGAAACATCAGAAACCAAGACATCATAA